From Pseudomonas hefeiensis, one genomic window encodes:
- the csrA gene encoding carbon storage regulator CsrA has translation MLVLSRAVGELISIGDDISVRVLSVNGSTVRFGVEAPRHIDVHRSEIYEKIQKKRAQASRKVCSVE, from the coding sequence ATGCTCGTACTTAGCCGCGCTGTGGGTGAACTGATTTCCATCGGTGATGATATTTCCGTCCGAGTGCTCTCGGTCAACGGCAGCACTGTTCGTTTCGGCGTGGAAGCGCCACGGCATATCGACGTTCATCGCTCCGAGATATACGAAAAAATTCAGAAAAAAAGGGCCCAGGCCAGTCGCAAGGTCTGTTCAGTCGAATAG
- a CDS encoding YheU family protein — MLIPHDQLEVDTLTRLIEDFVTRDGTDNGDDTPLETRVLRVRQALTKGQAMIVFDPDSEQCQLMLKHDVPKHLFD, encoded by the coding sequence ATGCTGATCCCCCACGACCAACTCGAAGTCGACACGCTCACTCGCCTGATCGAAGATTTCGTGACCCGCGACGGCACCGACAATGGCGACGACACGCCGCTGGAAACCCGGGTATTGCGGGTCCGGCAGGCCTTGACCAAAGGCCAGGCGATGATCGTCTTCGACCCGGACAGCGAACAGTGCCAGTTGATGCTCAAGCACGACGTGCCCAAGCATCTATTCGACTGA
- a CDS encoding SDR family oxidoreductase produces the protein MQNRMMITGAGSGLGREIALRWAREGWRLALSDVSEPGLQETLRLVRDAGGDGFVQRCDVRDYSQLTAFAQACEEKLGGIDIIVNNAGVASGGFFSELSLEDWDWQIAINLMGVVKGCKAFLPLLEKSHGKIINIASMAALMQGPAMSNYNVAKAGVVALSESLLIELAQQEVGVHVVCPSFFQTNLLDSFRGPTPAMKAQVGKLLESSPISAADIADYIYEQVAQGQFMILPHEQGRMAWAIKQKNPQLLYDEMTVMADKMRAKARQNPS, from the coding sequence ATGCAAAATCGCATGATGATTACCGGTGCCGGTTCTGGCCTGGGTCGCGAAATCGCGCTGCGCTGGGCCCGCGAAGGCTGGCGCCTGGCCTTGTCGGACGTCAGTGAACCGGGCCTTCAGGAAACCCTCAGGTTGGTGCGTGACGCTGGCGGTGACGGTTTCGTCCAGCGCTGCGACGTACGCGACTACAGCCAACTGACGGCGTTTGCCCAGGCCTGCGAAGAGAAGCTCGGTGGCATCGACATCATCGTCAACAATGCCGGTGTGGCCTCGGGTGGATTCTTCAGCGAGCTGTCACTGGAGGATTGGGACTGGCAGATCGCGATCAACTTGATGGGCGTGGTCAAGGGTTGCAAGGCGTTCTTGCCGTTGCTGGAAAAAAGCCACGGCAAGATCATCAACATCGCCTCCATGGCCGCCCTGATGCAGGGCCCGGCCATGAGCAACTACAACGTGGCCAAGGCCGGCGTGGTGGCGCTGTCGGAAAGCCTGTTGATCGAACTGGCGCAGCAGGAAGTCGGCGTGCATGTGGTGTGCCCGTCGTTTTTCCAGACCAACCTGCTGGACTCCTTCCGCGGCCCGACGCCGGCGATGAAAGCCCAGGTTGGCAAGTTGCTGGAAAGCTCGCCGATCAGCGCGGCCGATATTGCCGACTACATCTATGAACAGGTCGCCCAAGGCCAGTTCATGATCCTGCCCCACGAGCAAGGGCGCATGGCCTGGGCCATCAAGCAGAAGAATCCGCAGTTGCTGTACGACGAAATGACCGTCATGGCCGACAAGATGCGCGCCAAGGCCCGACAGAACCCGAGTTGA
- a CDS encoding DUF3309 family protein, with protein MGTILIIILILLLIGGLPVFPHSRSWGYGPSGIIGVILVVLLILLLLGKI; from the coding sequence ATGGGCACAATACTCATCATTATCCTGATCCTCCTGCTGATCGGTGGCCTGCCGGTCTTCCCGCACTCTAGAAGTTGGGGTTACGGTCCGTCCGGAATCATCGGTGTCATACTGGTAGTGCTGTTGATTCTGCTATTACTGGGCAAGATATGA
- a CDS encoding osmoprotectant NAGGN system M42 family peptidase: MISKIPEPDLEYLQKVLLEMLAIPSPTGFTDTIVRYVAERLEELGIEFEMTRRGTIRATLKGRKSSPDRAVSAHLDTIGASVRAIKDNGRLTLAPVGCWSSRFAEGSRVSLFTDTGVIRGSVLPLMASGHAFNTAVDEMPISWDHIELRLDAYCTTRADCETLGVGIGDYVAFDPLPEFTESGHISARHLDDKAGVAALLAALKAIVDSGEELLIDCHPLFTITEETGSGAAAALPWDVSEFVGIDIAPVAPGQHSSEHAVSVAMQDSGGPYDYHLSRHLLKLARENELPARRDLFRYYFSDAHSAVTAGHDIRTALLAFGCDATHGYERTHIDSLAALSRLLGAYILSPPVFASDAQPAQGSLDRFSHQLEHDAQMESDTRVPSVDSLIGQRSDN, from the coding sequence ATGATCAGCAAAATTCCCGAACCGGATCTCGAATACCTGCAAAAGGTCCTGCTGGAAATGCTCGCCATTCCCAGCCCAACCGGCTTCACCGACACCATCGTGCGCTATGTCGCCGAGCGGCTCGAAGAATTGGGTATCGAGTTTGAAATGACCCGGCGCGGCACGATCCGCGCCACCCTCAAGGGCCGCAAGAGCAGCCCCGATCGGGCCGTGTCGGCTCACCTGGACACCATCGGCGCCTCGGTGCGCGCCATCAAGGACAACGGGCGCCTGACCCTGGCTCCGGTGGGCTGCTGGTCCAGTCGGTTTGCCGAGGGCAGTCGAGTCAGCCTGTTTACGGACACGGGGGTGATCCGCGGCAGCGTACTGCCGTTGATGGCCTCCGGGCATGCATTCAATACAGCCGTAGATGAAATGCCCATCAGTTGGGACCACATCGAACTGCGCCTGGACGCCTACTGCACCACCCGCGCCGATTGCGAAACGCTGGGGGTGGGCATTGGCGACTATGTGGCGTTCGATCCTTTGCCGGAATTCACCGAGAGTGGCCATATCAGCGCTCGGCACCTGGACGATAAAGCCGGGGTCGCGGCGCTGCTGGCGGCGCTCAAGGCGATTGTCGACAGCGGCGAAGAGCTGTTGATCGACTGCCACCCGCTCTTCACCATTACCGAAGAAACCGGCAGCGGCGCGGCGGCGGCTCTGCCTTGGGATGTCAGCGAGTTCGTCGGCATCGATATCGCGCCGGTCGCACCGGGCCAGCACTCGAGCGAACACGCGGTGAGCGTGGCGATGCAGGATTCCGGCGGGCCCTATGACTATCACCTGTCACGGCACTTGCTGAAGCTGGCCAGGGAAAACGAACTGCCGGCGCGCCGCGATCTGTTCCGTTATTACTTCAGCGACGCCCATTCCGCCGTCACCGCCGGCCACGATATCCGCACCGCCCTGCTCGCCTTTGGCTGCGATGCCACCCATGGCTACGAACGCACTCACATCGACAGCCTCGCCGCCCTGAGCCGCCTGCTGGGCGCCTACATCCTCAGCCCACCGGTATTCGCCAGCGACGCCCAACCGGCCCAGGGTTCACTGGACCGCTTCAGCCATCAACTCGAACACGATGCGCAGATGGAAAGCGATACCCGGGTGCCGTCGGTGGACAGCTTGATTGGGCAGCGGTCGGATAACTGA
- a CDS encoding YnfA family protein, with protein sequence MLNYFWFFLAALFEIAGCYAFWMWLRQGKSAWWIAPALLSLTLFALLLTRIEATYAGRAYAAYGGIYIIASIGWLAVVERARPLASDWVGVALCVVGASVILFGPRISAA encoded by the coding sequence ATGCTCAACTACTTTTGGTTTTTTCTCGCCGCGCTGTTTGAAATCGCCGGCTGCTACGCGTTCTGGATGTGGCTGCGCCAGGGCAAGAGCGCCTGGTGGATCGCGCCGGCGCTGCTGAGTCTTACGCTGTTTGCCCTGTTGCTCACCCGCATCGAAGCGACATACGCCGGTCGTGCCTACGCCGCCTATGGCGGTATCTATATCATCGCCTCGATCGGCTGGCTGGCCGTGGTGGAGCGAGCGCGACCGCTGGCTTCCGACTGGGTGGGTGTGGCGCTCTGCGTGGTGGGCGCGAGTGTGATTCTGTTCGGTCCGCGGATCTCGGCCGCCTGA